Proteins encoded by one window of Winogradskyella sp. PG-2:
- a CDS encoding IPExxxVDY family protein, whose amino-acid sequence MALHKLLVDDFYDDTYKLIAIHCRLEDYRLAYLLNQNLNLSLERKLEDLDFKYLESSYSIFEWNNKAQYVTWNLVSNVCKREEDSLYSSGTLFETSEKVLKTFNLISELNKVDYFIKISDEIQNVNEKLILNRLQAIPQIITSYTVDPLKIKSKDHLIF is encoded by the coding sequence ATGGCTTTACACAAACTTCTGGTAGATGATTTTTATGACGACACCTATAAGCTCATTGCTATTCATTGTAGGCTAGAAGATTATCGTTTGGCGTATTTACTCAATCAGAATTTAAACCTTAGTTTAGAAAGAAAATTAGAGGATTTAGATTTTAAGTATTTAGAATCATCGTACAGTATTTTTGAGTGGAATAATAAAGCTCAATATGTTACTTGGAACTTAGTTTCTAATGTGTGTAAGAGAGAAGAAGATAGTTTATACAGTTCAGGAACATTGTTTGAAACGAGTGAGAAAGTGCTTAAGACCTTCAATTTAATATCAGAGTTGAATAAGGTGGATTATTTCATTAAGATTTCTGACGAAATACAGAATGTAAATGAAAAGCTAATCTTAAATCGATTACAAGCTATTCCTCAAATTATAACAAGTTACACGGTAGATCCGTTAAAAATAAAATCTAAAGATCATTTAATTTTTTGA
- the rnc gene encoding ribonuclease III, translated as MSFIRNILNSRSQEDGNFFLQLKEILDFKPKSKPLYIKAFTHRSMNIKDKKGNALNYERLEFVGDAMLSSVIAAYLFEKVPHGDEGYLTKMRSKVVSREHLNELGKDLGLIELVQSRIPKSNFGNNIHGNLFEALVGAIYLDRGYKVCEKFIYKRVINPYVDIETLEGKVISYKSLLIEWCQKEKNTFDYNVYEDTGNDELKHFSVKLSVNDKVVSKARATSKKKAEEKASKRAFFAFQKQITKLI; from the coding sequence ATGAGTTTCATTCGTAACATATTAAATTCCCGTTCACAAGAAGACGGGAATTTTTTTTTACAACTCAAAGAAATCTTAGACTTTAAACCGAAATCAAAACCATTATATATAAAAGCATTTACCCATCGTTCTATGAATATTAAGGACAAAAAAGGTAATGCTTTAAACTACGAACGTTTAGAATTTGTTGGCGATGCTATGCTCAGTTCAGTTATAGCAGCTTATTTATTTGAGAAAGTGCCACATGGTGATGAAGGATACTTGACTAAAATGCGTTCTAAAGTTGTGAGTAGAGAACACCTTAATGAACTAGGTAAAGATTTAGGACTTATTGAATTAGTACAAAGTAGAATTCCAAAATCCAACTTTGGAAATAATATACATGGTAATCTTTTTGAAGCATTAGTAGGAGCTATTTATCTCGATAGAGGTTATAAGGTATGTGAAAAATTCATATACAAGCGTGTTATAAACCCTTATGTAGATATAGAAACTTTAGAAGGAAAAGTTATAAGTTATAAGAGTCTACTCATAGAATGGTGTCAAAAAGAGAAAAATACGTTCGATTATAATGTTTATGAAGATACAGGGAATGATGAATTAAAACACTTCTCTGTGAAACTAAGTGTTAATGATAAAGTGGTTTCTAAAGCAAGAGCAACTTCTAAGAAAAAGGCTGAAGAGAAAGCATCAAAACGTGCTTTTTTCGCATTTCAAAAGCAAATCACCAAACTAATTTAG
- the fabF gene encoding beta-ketoacyl-ACP synthase II, with translation MELKRVVVTGLGALTPIGNTKDEYWDALINGKSGAAPITHFDAEKFKTKFACEIKNFEVTDFIDRKLARQMDKFSQYAMVASDEAIADSKLDLDAINKLRVGVIWGAGIGGLETFQEEVLNFAAGDGTPRFNPRFIPKMIADIAPGNISIKYGFMGPNYTTVSACASSANSIIDALNTIRLGHCDVVITGGSEAAVTIAGMGGFNAMHAMSTRNDDPQTASRPFDANRDGFVLGEGAGSIVLEEYEHAKSRGAKIYAEVVGGGLSSDAYHMTAPHPEGIGVIAVMKNCLENAGLNPEDVDHINTHGTSTPLGDVAELKAISTVFGSHAKNISINSTKSMTGHLLGAAGAIEAIASIMAMKHGIVPPTINHETVDENIDPELNLTLNRAQKRDVKVAMSNTFGFGGHNACVLFKKLD, from the coding sequence ATGGAATTAAAGCGAGTTGTAGTTACTGGTTTAGGTGCACTTACACCAATAGGCAATACCAAAGATGAATATTGGGATGCGCTTATAAATGGCAAAAGTGGTGCAGCGCCTATAACGCATTTTGATGCTGAAAAGTTCAAAACCAAATTCGCTTGTGAAATAAAAAACTTTGAAGTTACTGACTTTATTGATAGAAAATTAGCGCGTCAAATGGATAAGTTTTCGCAGTATGCAATGGTGGCTTCGGATGAAGCAATTGCAGACTCAAAACTAGATCTAGATGCAATAAACAAATTAAGAGTAGGAGTAATTTGGGGAGCAGGTATTGGTGGTTTAGAAACATTTCAAGAAGAGGTGTTAAACTTCGCTGCTGGTGACGGAACCCCTCGATTTAATCCACGGTTCATTCCTAAAATGATTGCTGATATAGCACCAGGAAACATATCTATAAAATATGGTTTCATGGGACCTAACTACACAACAGTTTCTGCTTGTGCCTCTTCTGCCAATTCAATAATCGATGCTTTAAACACTATACGTTTAGGACATTGTGATGTTGTAATTACTGGTGGAAGTGAAGCCGCAGTTACTATTGCAGGTATGGGAGGTTTTAATGCTATGCACGCAATGAGTACTCGAAATGATGATCCTCAAACAGCTTCTAGGCCTTTTGATGCAAACCGAGATGGTTTTGTATTAGGAGAAGGAGCGGGTTCTATAGTCTTAGAAGAGTACGAACACGCGAAATCAAGAGGAGCTAAAATCTATGCAGAAGTTGTAGGTGGTGGTTTATCTTCTGATGCGTATCATATGACGGCACCACATCCTGAAGGAATAGGTGTTATTGCGGTAATGAAAAATTGTTTAGAAAATGCAGGTTTAAATCCTGAAGATGTAGATCATATTAATACACACGGTACCTCGACACCTTTAGGTGATGTTGCCGAATTAAAAGCTATATCGACAGTATTTGGCAGTCACGCTAAAAACATAAGTATTAATTCTACAAAATCTATGACAGGTCATTTGTTGGGTGCTGCTGGAGCTATTGAAGCAATTGCTTCTATCATGGCAATGAAGCATGGTATTGTCCCACCGACAATTAACCACGAAACGGTTGACGAAAATATAGACCCAGAATTAAACTTAACACTCAATAGAGCTCAGAAACGAGATGTTAAAGTCGCAATGAGTAATACATTTGGATTTGGCGGACACAACGCTTGTGTATTATTTAAAAAATTAGATTAA
- a CDS encoding acyl carrier protein translates to MSDIASRVKAIIVDKLGVDENEVVTEASFTNDLGADSLDTVELIMEFEKEFDIQIPDDQAENIATVGQAISYIEEAK, encoded by the coding sequence ATGTCAGACATTGCATCAAGAGTAAAAGCGATTATCGTAGATAAATTGGGCGTTGATGAAAACGAAGTTGTAACTGAAGCTAGCTTCACTAACGATTTAGGAGCGGATTCACTAGATACTGTTGAATTAATAATGGAATTTGAAAAAGAATTTGATATTCAAATCCCAGATGATCAAGCTGAAAACATCGCAACAGTTGGTCAAGCTATTTCTTATATAGAAGAAGCAAAATAA
- a CDS encoding phosphoribosylglycinamide formyltransferase has translation MKRIVIFASGSGSNAENLIKFFHNRDNVSVIQVLTNNPYAKVLDRCKKLNVSALSFNRIAFSKTEDVLNILKVTQPDLIVLAGFLWKFPEFILKEFENKVINIHPALLPNYGGKGMYGMHVHKAVVENKETETGITIHYVNENYDEGAIIFQAKCNVLPTDSANDVAEKIHLLEMEHFPKVVDRILNE, from the coding sequence ATGAAACGTATTGTAATCTTTGCGTCCGGATCTGGAAGTAATGCTGAAAATTTAATTAAGTTTTTTCACAACAGAGATAATGTGTCTGTTATTCAGGTACTAACTAACAATCCTTATGCCAAAGTGTTAGACCGTTGTAAAAAACTGAATGTTAGCGCATTGTCTTTTAACAGAATTGCTTTCTCAAAGACAGAAGATGTATTAAATATATTAAAAGTAACACAGCCAGATCTAATTGTACTTGCTGGATTTCTTTGGAAATTTCCTGAATTCATCTTGAAAGAATTTGAAAATAAAGTCATTAATATTCATCCTGCACTTCTACCAAACTATGGAGGAAAAGGTATGTATGGTATGCATGTTCATAAGGCAGTAGTAGAAAATAAAGAAACTGAAACTGGTATTACAATTCATTATGTAAATGAAAATTATGATGAAGGAGCTATTATTTTTCAGGCAAAATGTAATGTTTTACCCACGGATTCTGCTAATGATGTAGCTGAAAAGATACATTTGTTAGAGATGGAGCATTTCCCTAAGGTGGTTGATAGGATATTAAATGAGTAA
- a CDS encoding PfkB family carbohydrate kinase, with product MGKLVIVGTVAFDAIETPFGKTDKILGGAATYIGLSASNFNVNSAAVSVVGGDFPQEYLDLLENRNINIEGIEIVKDGKTFFWSGKYHNDMNSRDTLVTELNVLEHFNPIVPDRYKDAEVVMLGNLHPLVQQGVLNQMTEKPKLAILDTMNFWMDVALDDLLSVIKNVDVITINDEEARQLTGEYSLVVAARKIHEMGPKYVVIKKGEHGALLFHDDNVFYAPALPLEEVFDPTGAGDTFAGGFAGYLTKTGDFTFENMKNAVIYGSTLASFCVEKFGTERMQNLTDKEIYKRLDQFKSLTQFDIQLT from the coding sequence ATGGGTAAATTGGTAATTGTCGGCACAGTAGCTTTTGATGCTATAGAAACCCCTTTTGGTAAAACTGACAAAATTCTTGGTGGTGCTGCAACATATATAGGTTTGTCAGCTTCCAATTTTAATGTAAACTCTGCCGCTGTTTCTGTTGTTGGTGGTGACTTTCCTCAAGAATATTTAGATCTTTTAGAAAATAGAAACATTAATATAGAGGGTATAGAGATTGTTAAAGACGGAAAAACTTTCTTTTGGAGTGGGAAATACCATAATGATATGAATTCTCGAGATACTTTAGTTACTGAATTAAATGTATTAGAACATTTTAATCCTATCGTCCCTGATCGCTATAAAGATGCTGAAGTTGTAATGTTAGGTAATTTACATCCGCTAGTACAACAAGGTGTTTTAAACCAAATGACTGAAAAGCCTAAATTAGCTATTTTAGACACTATGAATTTCTGGATGGATGTCGCTTTAGACGATTTACTTTCAGTAATTAAAAATGTAGATGTTATTACCATAAATGACGAAGAAGCTAGACAATTAACGGGTGAATATTCACTAGTAGTAGCTGCAAGGAAAATTCATGAAATGGGTCCTAAATATGTAGTTATTAAAAAAGGTGAACATGGGGCTTTACTATTTCATGATGATAATGTCTTCTATGCTCCTGCGTTACCTTTAGAAGAAGTATTTGATCCTACAGGTGCTGGTGACACTTTTGCTGGTGGCTTTGCAGGTTATTTAACAAAAACAGGTGATTTCACTTTTGAGAATATGAAAAATGCTGTGATATACGGTTCAACTCTAGCATCATTCTGTGTAGAAAAATTTGGCACTGAACGTATGCAAAACCTAACAGATAAAGAGATTTATAAACGCTTAGACCAATTTAAGAGTCTAACACAATTTGACATACAACTAACGTAA
- a CDS encoding amidophosphoribosyltransferase → MSDALKHECGIALIRLLKPLEYYKEKYGSAFYGVNKMYLMMEKQHNRGQDGAGFASIKLDTRPGERYISRVRSIAQQPIQDIFGQINERINEEITQNPQYQDNVDLQKKNIPYIGELLLGHVRYGTFGKNSVESVHPFLRQNNWQHRNLIVAGNFNMTNVNELFDNLIDLGQHPKEKADTITVMEKIGHFLDDAVAKIYKDLKKEGYNKNESSPLIAKRLKLGKILKRAAKNWDGGYAMAGLLGHGDSFVLRDPAGIRPAYYYKDDEVVVVASERPVIQTVFNVPFEAVKELDPGHAIITKKSGSTAIKKILEPLERKACSFERIYFSRGSDAEIYQERKELGRLLMPKVLEAIDNDTENSVFSFIPNTAETSFFGMIDTVEEHLNKKKTKSILSGGGKLSAERVTEILSERPRIEKIAIKDVKLRTFITEDSSRDDLVAHVYDVTYGVIKPTDNLVIIDDSIVRGTTLKKSIIKMMDRLNPKKIVVVSSAPQIRYPDCYGIDMANLEGLVAFRAALALLKDNNQYHIVEDVYNKCLTQVDLNDNKVVNYVKEIYNKFTDEQLSDKISELLSDDDVNAEVKIIFQPVENLHKACPKNLGDWYFTGNYPTAGGNRVVNRAFINFYEGNKERAY, encoded by the coding sequence ATGAGTGATGCTTTAAAACATGAGTGCGGTATAGCACTTATTAGACTTTTAAAACCATTAGAATACTACAAAGAAAAATACGGAAGTGCATTTTATGGTGTCAATAAAATGTATTTAATGATGGAGAAACAGCACAACCGTGGACAAGACGGAGCTGGTTTTGCTAGTATTAAATTAGACACCCGACCTGGTGAACGTTATATTAGTCGTGTACGCTCTATTGCTCAGCAACCTATTCAAGATATTTTTGGTCAAATCAATGAACGTATTAATGAAGAGATAACTCAAAATCCCCAATACCAAGATAACGTTGATTTACAAAAAAAGAACATTCCCTATATAGGTGAATTATTATTGGGTCATGTACGTTATGGTACATTTGGGAAAAACAGTGTAGAAAGTGTTCATCCATTTTTAAGACAGAATAATTGGCAACATAGAAACCTTATTGTTGCTGGTAACTTCAATATGACTAATGTCAACGAACTATTTGATAATTTAATTGACTTAGGGCAACATCCAAAAGAAAAAGCTGATACCATTACAGTAATGGAAAAAATTGGTCATTTTTTAGATGATGCTGTTGCAAAAATCTATAAAGACCTCAAAAAAGAAGGTTATAATAAAAATGAAAGTTCACCTCTAATTGCAAAACGCCTAAAACTTGGTAAAATATTAAAACGTGCTGCAAAAAATTGGGATGGTGGTTATGCTATGGCAGGCTTATTAGGTCACGGAGATTCTTTTGTTTTAAGAGATCCTGCAGGTATCCGTCCTGCTTACTATTATAAAGATGATGAAGTTGTTGTTGTTGCCTCAGAACGACCTGTAATTCAAACAGTTTTTAACGTGCCTTTTGAAGCGGTTAAAGAATTAGATCCAGGACATGCTATTATAACTAAAAAATCAGGCTCTACTGCAATTAAAAAAATATTAGAACCTTTAGAGCGTAAAGCTTGCTCTTTTGAGCGTATTTATTTTTCTCGAGGTAGTGATGCTGAGATTTATCAAGAACGAAAGGAACTAGGTCGGTTACTAATGCCAAAAGTGCTTGAAGCGATTGATAATGATACAGAAAATAGTGTTTTTTCCTTTATACCCAATACTGCTGAAACATCCTTCTTCGGAATGATTGATACAGTTGAAGAACACCTTAACAAAAAGAAAACAAAATCTATACTAAGTGGTGGTGGAAAACTTTCTGCAGAACGCGTTACAGAAATTTTATCTGAACGTCCTCGTATTGAGAAGATAGCCATAAAAGATGTAAAACTAAGAACCTTTATTACTGAGGATAGTAGTAGAGACGATTTAGTTGCTCATGTTTATGATGTCACCTATGGAGTTATAAAACCTACTGACAACCTAGTTATTATTGATGATAGTATTGTACGTGGAACAACACTTAAGAAGAGTATCATTAAAATGATGGATCGATTAAATCCGAAGAAAATAGTTGTAGTATCCTCTGCTCCTCAAATAAGATATCCAGATTGTTATGGTATAGATATGGCAAACCTAGAAGGTCTTGTGGCATTTAGAGCAGCTTTAGCCTTATTAAAAGACAATAATCAATATCATATCGTTGAAGACGTTTATAATAAATGCTTAACTCAAGTAGATCTCAATGATAATAAGGTGGTTAACTATGTAAAAGAAATCTATAATAAATTTACAGACGAACAACTTTCAGATAAAATTTCAGAATTATTAAGTGACGATGATGTAAATGCAGAAGTGAAGATCATTTTTCAACCCGTTGAAAACTTACACAAAGCTTGTCCTAAAAACCTAGGTGATTGGTATTTCACGGGTAATTACCCTACTGCTGGTGGGAATAGAGTTGTAAACAGAGCTTTTATTAATTTCTACGAAGGAAATAAAGAGCGTGCCTACTAG
- a CDS encoding superoxide dismutase, which yields MAFELPKLKYAYDALEPNIDARTMEIHHSKHHNGYTTKLNAAIEGTDLAGKSIEDILTNLDMNNKGVRNNGGGFYNHSLFWDVMNPEDRGYLSGDLKDAIDAEFGSKDAFIEAFSKAAATRFGSGWAWLCVHKGGKVEVCSTPNQDNPLMPGVTCGGTPILGLDVWEHAYYLNYQNRRPDYINAFFNVINWNEVERRYAEAK from the coding sequence ATGGCTTTTGAATTACCAAAATTAAAATATGCTTATGATGCTTTAGAACCAAATATAGATGCTCGTACTATGGAGATTCATCATTCTAAGCACCATAATGGTTATACCACAAAACTTAATGCGGCAATTGAAGGAACAGATTTAGCAGGAAAGTCGATAGAAGACATCCTTACAAATTTGGATATGAATAACAAAGGAGTAAGAAATAATGGAGGTGGATTTTACAACCACTCATTATTTTGGGACGTTATGAACCCTGAAGATAGGGGTTATCTTTCAGGAGATTTAAAAGATGCTATTGATGCTGAATTTGGATCTAAAGATGCTTTTATAGAAGCTTTTAGTAAAGCTGCTGCAACACGATTTGGTTCAGGATGGGCTTGGTTATGTGTACATAAAGGAGGAAAGGTTGAAGTTTGTTCTACACCAAATCAAGATAATCCGTTAATGCCTGGTGTAACTTGTGGGGGAACTCCAATTTTAGGATTAGATGTATGGGAACATGCTTATTATTTAAATTATCAAAACAGAAGACCAGATTATATTAATGCATTCTTTAATGTAATTAACTGGAATGAAGTTGAACGTCGTTACGCTGAAGCAAAGTAG
- a CDS encoding UvrD-helicase domain-containing protein — translation MHNSAFKIYNASAGSGKTFTLAKSYIKILVKAKNYDQFKSILAITFTNKAVGQMKERIINMLKLFSSEIALKKPHPMFTMICDELPISKEQLQYKSKHLLKHIIHNYGAFDISTIDGFTHRVIRTFAHDLNLPVNFEVELDQERLLNEAVDSLIAKAGTDNELTSVLIDFAIEKADDDKSWDISYDFDKISKLLVNENDFSAIHTLKDKSFDDFKSLKKHLAKQILQLESDIINVSESILNHIEECGLEYDDFNRSSLPKHFENLKAKKFNINFNSNWQNDLIEGNTLYPKRVTPNIASTVESIQPNLSDDFIKTKALVYELKIKKGFYKNITPLSVLNAIQKELNTIKEEQNKMLISEFNKIISKEIKNQPTPFIYERLGEKFKHYFIDEFQDTSKMQWENLMPLLENALSASNGSAMLVGDAKQAIYRWRGGEAEQFIHLYNKVENPFQVEAEVLELDTNYRSAKEIVNFNNSFFEYLGNNYFSNSDYANLFKNAKQNTFNDEEGFISINFLDLNKENNANEFYASQVLEKINQCIDNGSSLSDICVLVRKRKEGVIIANYLSENGIKITSSETLLLKNSNKVTFINALIKLLVQPTNDSLKVDVLSFLANQYQIKDRHQFFLNYLNTNLDTMLDCLKELKIFIDKDNLLQLPLYEMVEHLIRVFNLNKSSDAYLQFYLDIVLEFTQKQNSDLSSFIRYFEKKQDTLSVVSPEYMNAVKIMTIHKSKGLEFPIVIFPFADLNIYKELEPKVWFPIEEGNYSNFKTLLLNYNMDVEHFGDVGNEIYNTHQSQLELDNVNLLYVVLTRAISQLFIISKKDMSSKGVINENTYAGMFISYLQSFGKWMDNQLSYTFGVQSEIKKHIEKEESALPLEFISTPKEDHNLSIITKAGLLWDTKQEQAIERGNLVHLILSKIKTIQDVDFAFADLLVSGDLNKGNTQELKSIVLRVIKHPKLNIYFQDDFNIYNERDIITSSGQLLRPDRLNINSKNEVTIIDYKTGDKRAHYNSQLNDYESVLKKMNLVVTNKVLVYINETIDVIEV, via the coding sequence TTGCACAATTCTGCTTTTAAAATCTATAATGCCTCTGCTGGTAGTGGAAAAACATTTACGCTAGCAAAATCGTATATAAAAATTCTTGTTAAAGCTAAAAACTACGACCAGTTTAAATCTATTTTAGCAATTACATTTACTAATAAAGCAGTTGGCCAGATGAAGGAGCGTATTATTAATATGCTTAAATTATTTTCTTCAGAAATAGCCCTTAAAAAACCTCATCCAATGTTTACTATGATATGTGATGAGTTACCTATATCAAAAGAGCAACTCCAATATAAATCCAAACATTTATTAAAACATATTATTCATAATTATGGTGCTTTTGATATTTCTACAATTGATGGTTTTACCCATCGCGTTATTAGAACTTTTGCTCACGACTTAAATTTACCTGTTAATTTTGAAGTAGAATTAGACCAAGAACGATTATTAAATGAAGCGGTAGATAGTCTTATTGCCAAAGCAGGGACTGACAATGAGCTGACAAGTGTATTAATAGACTTTGCTATAGAAAAAGCAGACGATGATAAGAGCTGGGATATTAGTTACGACTTTGATAAAATCTCTAAGCTTTTAGTTAACGAAAATGATTTCTCTGCAATACATACTCTAAAAGATAAATCTTTCGATGATTTTAAATCACTCAAAAAACATTTAGCTAAACAAATTTTACAGCTTGAAAGTGATATTATAAATGTCTCTGAATCAATATTAAACCACATAGAGGAATGCGGTTTGGAATATGATGATTTTAATAGGAGCTCACTTCCAAAACACTTTGAAAACTTAAAAGCTAAGAAATTCAACATTAATTTTAATTCGAATTGGCAAAACGACTTGATTGAAGGCAATACACTTTACCCAAAACGTGTTACACCTAATATTGCTTCAACTGTTGAAAGTATTCAGCCTAATTTATCCGACGATTTTATAAAAACTAAGGCACTAGTATATGAATTGAAAATTAAAAAAGGATTTTATAAAAACATTACTCCGCTTTCAGTTTTAAATGCGATTCAGAAAGAGCTCAATACAATAAAAGAGGAGCAGAATAAAATGTTGATTTCAGAATTCAATAAAATCATAAGTAAAGAAATAAAAAATCAACCTACTCCTTTTATTTATGAGCGTTTAGGTGAAAAATTTAAGCATTATTTTATTGATGAGTTTCAAGATACATCTAAGATGCAATGGGAGAACCTGATGCCTTTATTAGAAAATGCACTTTCTGCTTCAAACGGTTCTGCGATGTTAGTTGGTGATGCTAAACAAGCAATTTACAGATGGCGTGGTGGTGAAGCAGAGCAATTTATTCACCTCTATAATAAAGTAGAAAACCCTTTTCAAGTTGAAGCAGAAGTTTTAGAATTAGATACTAACTATAGAAGTGCTAAGGAAATTGTAAACTTTAATAATTCATTTTTTGAATATTTAGGCAATAACTACTTTAGTAATAGTGATTATGCCAACTTATTTAAAAACGCAAAACAAAACACGTTTAATGATGAGGAAGGTTTTATTAGTATTAACTTTTTAGATCTTAATAAAGAGAATAATGCAAATGAATTTTATGCTTCACAAGTTTTAGAAAAAATTAATCAATGTATAGATAATGGTTCTTCTCTAAGTGACATCTGTGTTTTAGTACGTAAACGAAAAGAAGGAGTGATTATAGCTAATTACTTAAGTGAAAATGGAATTAAAATTACATCTTCTGAAACACTACTTCTAAAAAATTCTAATAAAGTAACTTTTATAAATGCACTTATAAAATTATTGGTACAACCTACTAATGATTCTCTTAAGGTTGATGTTTTATCTTTTTTAGCAAACCAATATCAAATTAAAGATAGGCATCAGTTTTTTTTAAACTATCTCAACACAAATTTAGATACCATGTTAGATTGTCTCAAGGAATTAAAAATCTTTATTGATAAAGATAACCTCCTTCAACTACCACTTTATGAAATGGTTGAGCATTTGATAAGAGTATTTAATCTTAATAAATCCTCTGATGCCTATCTACAATTTTATTTAGATATTGTATTAGAATTTACTCAAAAACAAAATTCAGATTTATCTAGTTTTATACGTTATTTCGAAAAGAAACAAGATACCTTAAGTGTTGTATCCCCAGAATACATGAATGCCGTCAAAATTATGACTATTCATAAATCTAAAGGTTTAGAATTTCCGATAGTTATATTTCCATTTGCAGATCTTAATATATATAAAGAGTTAGAACCAAAGGTTTGGTTTCCTATCGAGGAGGGTAACTATTCTAATTTTAAAACCTTGCTTCTCAACTACAATATGGATGTTGAACATTTTGGAGATGTGGGAAATGAAATTTATAACACACATCAATCACAATTAGAACTTGATAATGTAAATTTACTCTATGTGGTTTTAACTAGAGCTATAAGTCAATTATTCATCATATCTAAAAAGGATATGAGTTCTAAAGGTGTAATTAATGAGAATACGTATGCAGGTATGTTTATCTCATATCTTCAGAGCTTTGGCAAATGGATGGATAATCAATTGAGTTATACGTTTGGAGTTCAGTCGGAGATTAAAAAGCATATAGAAAAAGAAGAATCTGCTCTACCTTTGGAATTTATATCCACACCTAAAGAAGATCATAATCTAAGTATTATTACTAAAGCAGGTTTATTATGGGATACAAAACAAGAACAAGCTATTGAGCGCGGAAATTTAGTCCACTTAATTTTATCTAAAATAAAAACCATTCAAGATGTTGATTTTGCTTTTGCAGATTTACTAGTATCCGGAGATCTTAATAAAGGAAACACCCAAGAACTGAAGTCAATAGTATTAAGGGTTATAAAACACCCTAAATTAAATATTTACTTTCAGGATGATTTCAATATATACAATGAACGAGATATAATAACAAGTTCTGGTCAACTTCTAAGACCTGATCGTTTAAATATAAATTCTAAAAACGAAGTCACTATTATCGATTATAAAACGGGTGATAAAAGAGCACACTACAACTCACAACTTAATGATTATGAGTCTGTTTTAAAAAAAATGAATTTGGTTGTTACAAATAAGGTATTAGTTTATATAAATGAGACAATTGATGTCATTGAAGTCTAA